In one ANME-2 cluster archaeon genomic region, the following are encoded:
- the nuoK gene encoding NADH-quinone oxidoreductase subunit NuoK gives MLPVSYYLIVSAIVFSIGVYGVMTLRSGIMIMMCVELMLNAANINLVAFSAHFSQVNGHVFVLFSIALAAAEAAIGFAILMNIFRSRGNVNIDNINILRW, from the coding sequence ATGTTACCGGTTAGTTATTATCTCATTGTTTCTGCTATAGTCTTCAGCATTGGGGTCTATGGTGTAATGACACTGCGTTCAGGAATCATGATCATGATGTGTGTTGAGCTGATGCTCAATGCAGCAAACATCAACCTGGTAGCATTTTCAGCACATTTCAGCCAGGTCAACGGTCATGTTTTTGTACTGTTCAGCATTGCGCTGGCAGCGGCTGAAGCGGCAATAGGATTCGCAATACTGATGAACATCTTCCGGTCCAGGGGCAATGTCAATATTGACAACATCAATATTTTGAGGTGGTAA
- a CDS encoding NADH-quinone oxidoreductase subunit J, which translates to MEQLSGKVGNIINLATALLLVAAFVLAILSASASNSWGDAKSIDFTIWNDGSKDPSAVEHVGSLLFTQYVIPFEVLSLVLLAALLGSIYMAKKEEE; encoded by the coding sequence ATGGAACAATTATCGGGTAAAGTTGGAAATATTATTAACCTGGCGACTGCACTTCTTCTGGTTGCAGCATTTGTACTCGCCATATTGAGTGCTTCTGCATCCAATTCCTGGGGTGATGCCAAATCCATTGATTTTACTATTTGGAATGACGGCTCAAAGGACCCAAGTGCGGTTGAACATGTTGGAAGCCTTTTGTTCACCCAATATGTGATTCCCTTTGAGGTTCTTTCGCTTGTCCTGTTAGCGGCGTTGTTAGGGAGTATTTACATGGCCAAAAAGGAGGAGGAGTAA
- a CDS encoding NADH-quinone oxidoreductase subunit J: MIDLQIIPFAIISMIMIGSSIMVVRSKEVVHSAFHCIIAMMSAAGFYVLLSAQFIAVVQILVYVGAIGVMILFAVMLTNRGQEVD, encoded by the coding sequence ATGATAGATCTTCAAATAATACCTTTCGCGATAATATCAATGATCATGATTGGTTCATCCATTATGGTGGTTAGATCAAAGGAAGTTGTTCACAGCGCTTTTCATTGCATTATAGCTATGATGAGTGCAGCAGGGTTCTATGTACTGCTTAGCGCGCAGTTCATAGCTGTTGTACAGATTTTGGTATATGTTGGAGCTATTGGCGTGATGATCTTGTTTGCAGTGATGCTTACCAACAGAGGACAGGAGGTGGACTAA
- a CDS encoding NADH-quinone oxidoreductase subunit I encodes MVLKNLYLTLRNVYTKSVTRLYPEEIMELPDAFRGQQHLDKDKCVGCGICSQMCPNDVIEIVKSGKWYPQFDNGHCMFCGLCVEFCPNGALSMTKHFELACWTRAETIYSPDQLAAPNKAELEGRTGGYKK; translated from the coding sequence ATGGTACTGAAAAATTTATATTTGACACTTCGCAATGTATATACAAAATCTGTAACGAGACTGTACCCGGAAGAGATTATGGAACTTCCTGATGCATTCAGGGGGCAGCAACATCTGGATAAGGATAAATGTGTGGGTTGTGGCATATGTTCCCAGATGTGTCCCAATGATGTCATTGAGATTGTAAAATCCGGGAAATGGTATCCACAATTTGATAACGGGCATTGCATGTTCTGCGGATTATGTGTTGAATTTTGTCCAAACGGGGCACTGTCTATGACAAAACATTTCGAATTGGCCTGTTGGACCAGGGCAGAGACGATCTACAGTCCAGATCAACTCGCAGCTCCAAATAAAGCTGAACTTGAAGGAAGGACCGGGGGATATAAGAAATGA
- the nuoH gene encoding NADH-quinone oxidoreductase subunit NuoH: protein MGIFVEIYEGIMNFLVWFFSTWELSPWVRGLLGGVVIGCVFGGALLMVYLERKFLGDIQSRIGPNRVGGRFGLLQLIADAIKLFTKEDVIPANADKWLFIGAPIVALTSGFLMVAVIPFDLLMIKGNEYAVAVSRMDVSILYLEAVSGLAIFGIFMAGWGSGSKYSLLAGFRNIAKMIGYEVPLGISIISVAVMAHSLDIVEIVEAQSSLWFLILQPLGFIVFGIALLADVGRIPFDQTEAEEELIAGWATEYSGMRWGLAFFAEYFHAVVGAFVVSLIFLGGWNGLPIIGNLWIPGIFWVLIKTIVVIMIMIWIRGALPRLRIDQVSDIGWKVLIPLALLNLVWSTIIGLMWA from the coding sequence ATGGGAATATTTGTTGAAATATATGAGGGAATTATGAATTTTCTTGTCTGGTTCTTTTCAACCTGGGAATTATCACCCTGGGTTAGGGGCTTACTTGGTGGAGTTGTGATCGGATGTGTATTTGGAGGAGCGCTTTTAATGGTATATCTTGAGCGAAAATTCCTGGGAGATATCCAATCCAGGATCGGACCGAACCGTGTTGGGGGCCGGTTCGGTTTATTACAGCTGATCGCTGATGCCATCAAACTATTCACGAAAGAAGATGTTATACCTGCCAATGCAGATAAATGGTTATTTATCGGTGCCCCAATTGTCGCACTTACGTCCGGTTTTTTAATGGTGGCAGTAATCCCTTTTGACCTCCTTATGATCAAAGGGAATGAATATGCTGTAGCTGTATCCCGAATGGATGTCAGTATTCTTTATCTGGAAGCGGTTTCAGGATTGGCAATTTTTGGTATATTTATGGCAGGCTGGGGTTCAGGCAGTAAATATTCGTTGCTTGCAGGATTCAGGAACATTGCAAAGATGATCGGGTATGAAGTTCCCTTAGGTATTTCAATTATCAGTGTGGCAGTGATGGCACATTCGCTGGATATTGTTGAGATCGTGGAAGCCCAGTCAAGTTTATGGTTCCTTATTTTACAGCCATTGGGATTTATCGTATTTGGCATCGCCTTGCTGGCTGATGTGGGACGAATACCATTTGACCAGACAGAAGCAGAGGAAGAACTCATTGCAGGGTGGGCTACGGAATATAGTGGTATGAGATGGGGTCTGGCATTCTTTGCTGAATATTTCCATGCAGTGGTTGGCGCATTTGTGGTAAGCCTGATATTCCTGGGGGGATGGAATGGACTCCCGATTATCGGTAATTTGTGGATTCCCGGTATCTTCTGGGTGCTTATTAAGACAATTGTTGTGATCATGATCATGATATGGATACGTGGTGCATTACCCAGGTTAAGGATCGACCAGGTAAGTGACATCGGCTGGAAAGTATTGATCCCACTTGCATTGCTAAATCTGGTGTGGTCAACTATCATTGGATTAATGTGGGCCTGA
- a CDS encoding NADH-quinone oxidoreductase subunit D, with translation MTHESTQITSPPRPSEILLHLGPQHPLQPGPFLLDLKIEGETIREAELKIGYIHKGMEKVFEDRTYIQILPLSDRICYLASNSNNDVYCRGVEELLGIEPTDRAKYLRVLTNELCRIQSHLLGIGEYTTDVGFLTMFIYMVREREGVVSLLEAITGSRLNHNYARFGGVANDLPPGYKEMALKTLGELKKMIKSHDGMLSSDSIYLKRTKGVGVLTAKQAKELGVAGPPLRASGVEYDLRRVEPYLVYDELDFNVITQTDGDVFSRVKVRLLEILESIYIIEQVLDQMPSGKYKQDVMPYITRPKPGEVYSRTEDPRGEMGMYIISDGSDKPYRFRIRGPAFATAQALPPLLVGTYVADVAAIAASMDSCTSEVDR, from the coding sequence ATGACGCATGAATCAACTCAAATTACTTCCCCACCCAGGCCGTCTGAAATTCTCTTGCATCTTGGACCACAGCATCCGCTGCAACCAGGTCCTTTTTTGCTTGACCTGAAGATAGAGGGTGAGACCATACGAGAGGCCGAACTCAAGATCGGGTATATCCATAAAGGTATGGAAAAGGTGTTTGAAGACAGGACATATATCCAGATCCTGCCACTTAGTGATAGGATATGTTACCTTGCCTCTAATTCCAATAATGATGTATATTGTCGGGGTGTAGAGGAATTACTGGGTATAGAACCTACAGACCGTGCAAAATATCTCAGGGTATTGACCAATGAGCTTTGCAGGATACAGAGCCATCTGTTGGGAATAGGTGAATATACAACAGATGTGGGCTTTTTGACCATGTTCATTTATATGGTACGGGAGAGGGAAGGAGTCGTATCTCTGCTGGAAGCTATTACAGGCTCAAGGTTGAACCATAATTATGCACGGTTTGGCGGAGTGGCAAATGACCTTCCACCGGGTTATAAAGAGATGGCATTAAAAACCCTGGGCGAGTTGAAGAAGATGATCAAATCCCACGATGGGATGTTGTCCAGTGATTCTATTTATCTCAAGAGGACAAAAGGTGTGGGAGTATTAACTGCCAAGCAAGCAAAAGAACTTGGAGTGGCAGGACCACCTTTGAGAGCGTCAGGTGTGGAATATGATCTGAGGCGGGTCGAGCCATATTTGGTATACGATGAACTTGATTTCAATGTGATCACCCAGACTGATGGCGATGTATTTTCTCGTGTCAAAGTAAGACTGTTGGAAATCCTTGAGAGCATCTACATTATTGAGCAGGTTCTGGACCAGATGCCTTCTGGCAAATACAAGCAGGATGTAATGCCTTATATTACACGGCCCAAACCGGGAGAGGTGTATAGTCGTACTGAAGATCCAAGGGGAGAGATGGGAATGTATATTATTTCAGATGGTTCAGATAAACCATATCGATTCAGAATCAGGGGTCCCGCATTTGCTACGGCACAGGCACTTCCCCCATTATTGGTGGGAACATATGTGGCAGATGTGGCAGCAATAGCTGCGAGTATGGATTCATGTACCAGTGAGGTCGACAGGTAG
- a CDS encoding NADH-quinone oxidoreductase subunit C, with product MIDKTIMIELSDKFPNAVSGVDVPSLNRAVARIDSSKVKEIMQFLLDKGFDHLSCLSGVDYPPDKMEVVYHITSYSGPLVITLKASIPRDDPKIDSLCDIYWNANWYERETYELFGIRFNDCPYLKVLLLPEDMEGEWPLRKDYAGYPNPT from the coding sequence ATGATTGATAAAACCATAATGATTGAATTATCTGACAAGTTCCCAAATGCAGTGTCCGGTGTGGACGTCCCCTCACTTAACAGGGCGGTAGCCAGGATCGATTCAAGCAAGGTTAAAGAGATCATGCAATTTTTACTTGACAAAGGGTTTGACCATCTTTCCTGTTTATCAGGTGTGGATTATCCTCCTGATAAGATGGAAGTGGTATATCATATCACATCATATTCCGGACCTTTGGTCATAACATTAAAAGCTTCAATACCCAGGGATGATCCGAAGATCGACTCACTTTGTGATATCTACTGGAATGCAAATTGGTATGAACGGGAAACGTACGAACTTTTTGGTATACGATTTAATGATTGTCCTTATTTGAAGGTCTTATTACTACCGGAAGATATGGAAGGAGAATGGCCACTGCGAAAAGATTACGCAGGATATCCCAATCCAACATAG
- the nuoB gene encoding NADH-quinone oxidoreductase subunit NuoB has product MEEGGFTVGEIEIELPSNVAFTTTSAIHDFIKSSPLQKLVNWGRKNSLWFMTHPMGCCGIEQICVGVAHYDTDRFGIIPRASPRQADVMMISGYVTKKYLPALKRVWDQMVEPKWILMMGECAISGGPWWESYSTVINMDEIFPVDIYIPGCPPRPEALLEGFIQLQKKIEAQQDRTAVPNPADKGV; this is encoded by the coding sequence ATGGAAGAAGGGGGTTTTACAGTGGGTGAAATAGAGATCGAGCTGCCATCGAATGTTGCATTCACCACTACCAGTGCAATACATGATTTTATAAAGAGTTCTCCCCTGCAAAAACTGGTAAACTGGGGCCGAAAGAATTCATTATGGTTTATGACCCATCCAATGGGTTGCTGTGGAATTGAACAGATATGCGTGGGTGTCGCACACTATGATACTGACAGGTTCGGTATCATCCCGCGTGCATCCCCAAGACAGGCTGATGTGATGATGATAAGCGGTTATGTTACCAAAAAATATCTACCTGCATTGAAAAGAGTATGGGACCAGATGGTGGAACCTAAGTGGATATTGATGATGGGAGAATGTGCAATTTCCGGCGGCCCATGGTGGGAATCATATAGTACTGTTATCAATATGGATGAAATATTCCCGGTGGATATCTACATTCCCGGGTGTCCGCCAAGACCCGAAGCTCTTCTTGAGGGTTTCATACAGCTTCAGAAAAAGATCGAAGCACAGCAGGACAGGACTGCAGTTCCAAATCCAGCAGACAAAGGGGTGTAA
- a CDS encoding NADH-quinone oxidoreductase subunit A has protein sequence MEIIDTFIPVAIFVLFGLVIPLAIMFMVKQLSPRSRSPAKFTTYESGSVPTGSANIMFNVEYYALAILFVLFDVEVLFLYPWVTIYVNNTVKDAIFGFSTGLAVFEMFLFLLVVFLGYVYAWKKGVLQWVK, from the coding sequence ATGGAGATTATTGATACTTTTATACCTGTAGCTATCTTCGTACTATTTGGGTTAGTGATTCCTCTGGCAATAATGTTTATGGTAAAGCAGTTATCGCCAAGAAGCAGGTCGCCGGCCAAGTTCACGACATATGAAAGCGGTTCTGTGCCCACTGGTAGTGCGAACATTATGTTCAATGTTGAATATTATGCATTGGCGATACTTTTTGTATTGTTCGATGTTGAGGTCTTATTCTTGTATCCATGGGTAACCATATATGTGAACAATACGGTAAAGGATGCTATTTTTGGGTTCAGTACGGGGCTTGCTGTGTTTGAGATGTTTTTATTCTTACTGGTTGTGTTTCTGGGATATGTTTATGCATGGAAGAAGGGGGTTTTACAGTGGGTGAAATAG
- a CDS encoding sulfide-dependent adenosine diphosphate thiazole synthase — translation MIKFDHIDEKQVTRAIINGFTRDFNTIIESDVAIVGGGPSGLVAAKELASAGKNVVIFESNNYLGGGFWIGGYLMNKLTVRAPGQVVLDEIGVPYEEVEPGLFMANGPHACSKLIAAACDAGAKIINMTKVDDVVMREGRVAGVVINWTPVGALPRAITCVDPVAVESKLVIDATGHDAIVVNSLVKRGMVAMKGFGGMWVSRSEDLLVEYTGEVYPGLLATGMAVATVHGLPRMGPTFGGMLISGKRVAEIAIQQLESNRLDLEPLATIQ, via the coding sequence ATGATAAAATTTGACCATATAGATGAGAAACAGGTAACGAGAGCAATAATCAATGGATTTACAAGGGATTTTAATACCATTATCGAATCTGATGTTGCGATCGTTGGTGGAGGCCCCAGCGGTCTTGTGGCAGCAAAAGAACTGGCATCTGCTGGAAAAAATGTCGTGATATTTGAATCTAACAACTATCTTGGTGGCGGTTTCTGGATAGGCGGTTACCTTATGAACAAACTGACCGTGCGGGCTCCCGGCCAGGTCGTGCTGGATGAGATAGGGGTACCATACGAGGAAGTTGAGCCCGGATTGTTCATGGCAAACGGACCACATGCCTGCTCCAAACTGATAGCTGCTGCCTGCGATGCAGGTGCAAAGATAATAAACATGACCAAGGTGGATGATGTTGTCATGCGCGAAGGCCGCGTGGCTGGAGTAGTCATCAACTGGACGCCTGTGGGTGCACTTCCCAGGGCTATTACCTGCGTGGACCCTGTTGCAGTGGAATCAAAACTGGTAATCGATGCAACCGGGCATGATGCAATTGTAGTGAACAGCCTGGTGAAAAGGGGTATGGTAGCTATGAAAGGTTTTGGCGGTATGTGGGTAAGCCGCAGCGAGGATCTCCTTGTAGAATATACTGGTGAGGTATATCCGGGATTGCTGGCCACGGGAATGGCTGTAGCCACCGTACATGGCCTGCCCAGAATGGGTCCGACCTTTGGTGGCATGCTGATATCAGGAAAGCGGGTAGCTGAAATCGCAATTCAACAGCTCGAATCTAACAGACTGGATCTCGAGCCTCTGGCAACGATACAATAG
- a CDS encoding DUF366 family protein, whose amino-acid sequence METNSISVRILPKTLDYDGSQINPLWAYSIGIPGNSIVVFRGAMDIPDANVKDLEDLQNHKAIKGGDLLHFIVERFDSPASMKLAYFIQRMLVVCAKDVLAQHGIESKRNGDDLFVEKGKLSVSIATAGISSEKVHFGMNISCEGTPPDVRVACLDLLGIMDVMGLAGEIASAFVHEMDDIESDIVKTRPL is encoded by the coding sequence ATGGAAACCAATTCTATTTCAGTTCGGATATTACCGAAAACACTGGACTATGACGGGTCGCAGATAAACCCGTTATGGGCATATTCAATAGGTATCCCTGGCAACAGTATCGTGGTATTCAGGGGAGCCATGGACATTCCCGATGCTAATGTAAAGGACCTTGAAGACCTGCAGAACCACAAGGCTATAAAGGGTGGAGACCTGTTGCATTTTATCGTGGAGCGTTTTGATTCCCCTGCCAGTATGAAGCTTGCATATTTCATACAACGTATGCTTGTTGTGTGTGCAAAGGATGTTTTAGCACAGCATGGCATAGAATCAAAGCGTAATGGCGATGACCTGTTTGTTGAAAAAGGTAAACTTTCAGTAAGCATAGCTACAGCAGGTATCTCTTCAGAAAAAGTACATTTTGGTATGAACATCTCGTGTGAGGGTACACCACCGGATGTCAGGGTAGCATGTCTGGATTTGCTGGGTATCATGGACGTAATGGGACTGGCCGGGGAAATTGCCAGTGCTTTCGTTCATGAGATGGATGATATCGAGTCAGACATTGTAAAGACCAGGCCACTTTAA
- the albA gene encoding DNA-binding protein Alba, which produces MENDDVVFVGNKPVMNYVLAVVTQYNSGAEIVTIKARGRAISRAVDVAEVARNRFLTDMEVKDIIISTEKVTSERGESNVSAIEIILGKKPE; this is translated from the coding sequence ATGGAAAATGACGATGTAGTATTTGTCGGTAATAAACCAGTGATGAACTATGTACTCGCAGTGGTAACCCAATACAATAGTGGTGCTGAGATTGTGACCATTAAGGCACGGGGAAGAGCAATATCAAGGGCGGTCGATGTTGCTGAGGTCGCAAGGAACAGATTTTTGACTGACATGGAAGTAAAAGATATTATTATCTCGACCGAAAAAGTAACTTCCGAACGCGGTGAATCTAATGTGTCAGCCATTGAAATAATATTGGGCAAAAAACCAGAATAA
- a CDS encoding acetate--CoA ligase family protein, with product MEEVIWERLRDANIPVLPMIRASTAAKAVDAANVLGYPVVMKILSPDISHKSDVGGVVLSLGSDGEVEAAYHTMMERVISMVSNARIKGVVLQKMAQPGLEVIVGAKRDPQFGHVIMFGLGGIFVEICRDVSFRVTPVDREMARQMILEIKGSPILGGARGRTAVDMEKIIDVITGLSLLLDKYPEILELDINPLVVYPDGAYAVDARMLSH from the coding sequence ATGGAAGAAGTGATATGGGAACGGCTTAGGGATGCAAATATCCCGGTATTACCTATGATCCGGGCATCAACGGCCGCAAAAGCGGTGGATGCAGCGAACGTGCTCGGTTATCCGGTGGTCATGAAGATATTGTCTCCTGATATCAGTCATAAAAGTGATGTTGGAGGTGTTGTTCTCAGTTTGGGTTCAGATGGGGAAGTGGAGGCGGCATACCATACAATGATGGAGCGTGTGATTTCAATGGTCTCCAATGCCAGGATTAAGGGTGTGGTGCTCCAGAAGATGGCACAACCCGGCCTGGAAGTGATAGTCGGTGCAAAACGTGACCCTCAGTTCGGTCATGTAATAATGTTCGGTCTGGGAGGTATATTTGTAGAGATATGCAGGGATGTTTCCTTCAGGGTGACACCCGTGGACAGGGAGATGGCGCGACAGATGATTCTTGAGATCAAAGGTAGTCCCATCCTGGGGGGAGCCAGGGGGAGAACGGCAGTAGACATGGAAAAAATTATCGACGTAATTACAGGATTGTCGTTATTGCTTGATAAATATCCTGAAATACTTGAACTGGACATTAATCCTCTTGTGGTTTATCCAGACGGGGCATATGCTGTGGATGCAAGAATGCTTTCTCATTGA
- a CDS encoding CoA-binding protein — MTLKSIFEPDSIAVVGASASPGKWGNSIVKNLLDSGFKGEVYPVNPREQEILGRTCYSSVLDIPGPVDLAVIAVPISLVFEVTDECGKKGIKGIIMITAGFSETGDEGRQLEKRLIEIIERYGMRLIGPNTLGVVNSKIGMNASIISRLPNPGGISFITQSGTLGLALADWTMEMGLGLNIVVSTGNKANIDDVDLLEYLDEDSNTNVIAMYVEGVNRGREFMNVAKRISKPILAVKAGRTESGSKAVFSHTGSLAGSDEVYSAAFKQAGIIRVENIDDLFDSALALSVQPAPRGKRVGIISNGGGASIIASDACERMGLDIPELQLETRERIKELVSGFASARNPVDTAGLAGYDVYNGIVRQMLLDPNIDAMIVIYVHTVMWDASISARAIVDIHRGTCSKPIIACWMGGAGTEKGVNILKEGGLPNYPVPERAVKALASLVKHHGFLENVKERV; from the coding sequence TTGACATTAAAATCCATATTTGAACCAGATTCCATTGCTGTGGTTGGTGCATCTGCCAGTCCTGGTAAATGGGGGAATAGCATAGTAAAGAACTTGCTTGATAGCGGATTTAAAGGTGAAGTGTACCCGGTGAATCCACGGGAACAGGAAATCCTGGGTCGGACATGCTACAGTTCTGTGCTGGATATACCTGGACCGGTTGACCTGGCCGTAATAGCGGTACCTATTTCCCTGGTCTTTGAAGTTACTGATGAGTGTGGCAAGAAGGGGATAAAAGGAATAATAATGATAACGGCAGGTTTCAGCGAGACCGGAGATGAGGGACGGCAACTTGAAAAACGGTTAATTGAGATCATTGAACGTTATGGAATGCGGCTCATTGGCCCCAATACCCTGGGTGTCGTCAATTCAAAAATCGGTATGAATGCCAGTATCATCTCAAGGCTGCCAAATCCTGGCGGCATTTCGTTCATCACGCAAAGCGGCACGCTTGGGCTGGCACTGGCTGACTGGACCATGGAGATGGGTTTGGGTCTGAACATTGTGGTAAGTACGGGAAATAAGGCAAACATTGATGATGTTGATCTGCTGGAATACCTGGATGAGGACTCGAACACAAATGTGATAGCCATGTATGTGGAGGGTGTCAATCGGGGTCGGGAGTTTATGAATGTGGCAAAAAGGATATCAAAACCCATACTGGCAGTGAAGGCCGGGCGTACCGAGAGCGGTTCTAAAGCGGTTTTCTCCCATACAGGTAGTCTTGCAGGGTCAGATGAGGTATACAGTGCAGCATTTAAGCAGGCCGGTATTATCAGGGTGGAAAATATCGATGACCTGTTCGATTCGGCACTTGCCTTATCGGTCCAGCCTGCACCCAGAGGGAAACGCGTTGGGATAATCTCTAATGGTGGCGGTGCCAGTATCATTGCATCAGATGCATGTGAAAGGATGGGTCTCGATATACCTGAACTGCAGCTTGAAACAAGGGAGAGGATAAAGGAACTGGTTTCTGGTTTTGCTTCTGCACGAAATCCAGTGGATACAGCCGGACTGGCGGGATATGATGTGTACAACGGTATCGTGAGGCAGATGCTGCTTGACCCGAACATCGATGCTATGATTGTGATATATGTGCATACGGTAATGTGGGATGCAAGTATCTCTGCCAGGGCCATAGTGGATATTCACAGAGGCACATGCAGCAAACCTATTATTGCATGCTGGATGGGCGGAGCAGGTACAGAGAAAGGTGTGAATATCCTGAAAGAGGGAGGACTTCCTAATTATCCGGTACCTGAGAGGGCAGTGAAAGCACTTGCGTCACTGGTCAAACATCATGGTTTCCTTGAGAACGTAAAGGAGAGGGTTTGA
- a CDS encoding Glu/Leu/Phe/Val dehydrogenase — protein MFHLADDLGPELIVYMSDINTGLKAILVVDNTAAGPAMGGIRMSPEVTTVEVARLARAMTLKNAMARLPYGGGKSGIIADPALPEKEALIRAFARKIRHIIEYIPGPDMGTSETEMAYIRDEIGRAVGLPGVVGGIPLDEIGSTGFGVAISAEIAAEFIDLDLKSARLTVEGFGAVGKHTARFLTRKGVVLIATSDSKGTIYNPGGLNLEELINVKKSTGSVLNYRDGEKLHTSDLLNISTDIFVPAARPDVITESNADALDAKLVIEGANIPATLEAENQLFERGVLCVPDFVANAGGVITASVEYLGGTEKQAFEKIEMTIKNNTREVLELSRKEAMTPRKAAESIARHRVSKAMTYRK, from the coding sequence ATATTTCATCTGGCGGATGATCTGGGACCTGAACTCATAGTATATATGTCAGATATAAATACAGGATTGAAGGCCATTTTGGTAGTTGATAATACTGCCGCAGGACCTGCCATGGGCGGTATCAGGATGTCACCTGAGGTTACAACTGTTGAAGTTGCCAGGCTTGCCCGTGCAATGACCTTGAAGAACGCAATGGCACGCCTGCCTTACGGCGGCGGGAAATCTGGTATTATCGCTGACCCGGCACTGCCTGAAAAGGAAGCACTTATCCGTGCTTTTGCACGGAAGATACGTCATATCATTGAATATATACCAGGGCCTGATATGGGTACCAGCGAGACCGAGATGGCGTATATCAGGGACGAAATTGGCAGGGCTGTGGGACTGCCCGGGGTGGTGGGCGGCATTCCACTTGATGAAATTGGCAGCACAGGTTTTGGTGTAGCCATAAGTGCCGAAATAGCAGCAGAATTTATCGACCTTGACCTGAAAAGCGCCCGGCTCACCGTTGAAGGTTTCGGGGCCGTGGGCAAACATACTGCCAGGTTCCTGACAAGGAAAGGTGTAGTATTGATTGCCACCAGTGATTCCAAAGGCACCATCTATAATCCCGGCGGCCTGAACCTGGAGGAACTTATCAATGTAAAAAAATCCACTGGCTCGGTGCTCAATTACAGGGACGGCGAAAAACTGCATACCTCTGACCTGTTGAATATCAGTACAGATATATTCGTGCCAGCCGCCCGGCCTGATGTCATCACAGAGAGTAATGCCGATGCGCTGGATGCTAAATTAGTAATTGAAGGTGCTAACATACCTGCGACACTTGAAGCTGAAAATCAGCTTTTTGAAAGGGGGGTGCTGTGTGTTCCAGACTTTGTAGCCAATGCTGGCGGGGTTATAACAGCTTCTGTTGAATATCTGGGTGGAACTGAGAAGCAGGCATTTGAAAAGATCGAAATGACCATAAAGAACAATACCAGGGAAGTGCTTGAGTTGTCACGTAAAGAAGCCATGACCCCTCGAAAGGCCGCTGAGTCTATTGCCCGACATCGGGTATCCAAAGCTATGACGTACAGGAAGTAG
- a CDS encoding RNA 2'-phosphotransferase has translation MIRKCPKHGYFRGEVCHCGDEGRYVLDTERTERMGRFISGALRHFPDDLGLAMDQHGWVSLDVLVDVMMTRYPWASANRLIGMVESDVKERYQIAGNSIRARYGHSINVDMDFPENDLEELFYGVSQEESDMIKEMGIKPIRQRYVHMSTTYEKALEAASVHTEDPVIFRIDAFTAMDDGIVMMKVNDLIVLSEEIPPRYIEVMKTG, from the coding sequence ATGATACGAAAGTGTCCGAAACACGGCTATTTCAGAGGAGAAGTTTGCCATTGCGGTGACGAAGGCAGATACGTACTTGATACAGAACGCACCGAACGGATGGGGCGTTTTATTTCCGGTGCACTGCGGCATTTTCCTGATGACCTTGGACTGGCTATGGACCAGCACGGCTGGGTGAGCCTGGACGTCCTCGTTGACGTTATGATGACCAGATACCCCTGGGCATCTGCTAATCGACTGATAGGTATGGTTGAATCTGACGTAAAGGAAAGGTACCAGATAGCTGGGAACAGCATCCGTGCCCGTTATGGACATTCCATTAATGTAGATATGGATTTTCCAGAAAATGACCTGGAAGAACTGTTTTACGGTGTTAGCCAGGAAGAATCTGACATGATAAAGGAAATGGGTATCAAACCAATACGCCAGAGGTATGTCCACATGAGCACCACGTACGAAAAGGCTTTGGAAGCTGCCAGTGTGCATACTGAAGACCCTGTGATATTCAGGATAGATGCCTTCACTGCTATGGATGACGGCATAGTGATGATGAAAGTAAACGACCTTATAGTGCTCTCTGAGGAAATTCCGCCCAGGTATATCGAAGTCATGAAGACCGGGTGA